One Capsicum annuum cultivar UCD-10X-F1 chromosome 2, UCD10Xv1.1, whole genome shotgun sequence genomic window carries:
- the LOC107858414 gene encoding zinc finger MYM-type protein 1-like, translating into MREEQSIEAAFYKWDKKSKNEYRVRLNASIDVVQFLLNQGLALRGHDESESSLNKGNFLEALSWLSDRCDDIKPYVLEKAPKNNKIISHDIQKDIVIACKIETIKAIIKDLDGDYFALLVDESRDVSRKEQMTIYLRYVDKKGFAMETFIGLVHVKDTSVLSLKKTIVDVLAHHYLTLAYVRGQCYDAANNMQGELVLSISNTLIVLGASFKRVDEFRESQKEKLQKALDMDELERGRGLNQEHGLIKVSDTRWGSHHKSFENFISNFAFIVDVLDSLVKNASTSEEKAIESGFLRSCQTFEIVFLLHLMIDILEITTDLNVSLQILERDIANALILLQEVNDRFNEVTSYLLNDMACLNPIDTFSSFDIKKILVMAKLYPDDFEFNMRVLENQLVNYIIDVREIDKRFSNLGGVGEHARKLVETKKHLSYPLVFLLVTFALPLLVVTASVERAFSAMKYIKNDLRNQIDDEFLDVA; encoded by the exons ATGAGGGAAGAACAATCTATTGAGGCTGCATTTTACAAGTGGGACAAGAAAAGTAAGAATGAATATCGAGTTCGGTTAAATGCTTCAATCGATGTGGTCCAATTTCTTCTAAATCAAGGTCTAGCACTCCGCGGTCATGATGAAAGTGAATCATCCTTGAACAAAGGTAATTTTCTTGAAGCACTTTCTTGGCTTTCGGATAGATGTGATGACATTAAACCTTATGTGTTAGAAAAAgctccaaaaaataataaaataatttctcatGATATTCAGAAAGATATTGTGATTGCATGTAAGATTGAAACAATCAAAGCTATAATAAAGGATTTAGATGGTGACTACTTTGCTTTGTTGGTTGATGAATCAAGAGACGTATCACGCAAAGAGCAAATGACTATTTATTTACGATATGTTGATAAAAAGGGGTTTGCGATGGAAACATTCATTGGACTTGTTCATGTTAAAGATACTAGTGTTTTATCTCTAAAGAAAACAATTGTGGATGTACTTGCTCACCATTATTTAACTTTAGCTTATGTACGGGGGCAATGTTATGATGCAGCAAATAATATGCAAG GAGAACTTGTATTATCAATTTCAAATACTTTGATTGTGTTGGGGGCTTCCTTTAAACGTGTGGATGAATTTCGagaatctcaaaaagaaaaactcCAAAAGGCATTAGATATGGATGAGCTAGAAAGGGGTAGAGGTTTGAATCAAGAACATGGTCTTATTAAAGTTAGTGACACTCGTTGGGGATCTCACCACAAGTCATTTGAAAACTTTATTAGTAACTTTGCCTTCATTGTTGATGTACTTGATTCTCTtgttaaaaatgcaagtacttcGGAAGAAAAAGCTATCGAATCGGGATTTCTCAGAAGTTGTCAAACTTTTGAGATTGTTTTCTTGTTGCATttgatgattgatattttagaaatcacAACTGATCTTAATGTGTCATTACAGATACTGGAACGGGATATTGCTAATGCTTTGATTCTT CTACAAGAAGTTAATGACCGTTTTAATGAGGTGACAAGTTATTTGCTTAATGATATGGCTTGCTTGAATCCAATTGATACATTTTCTAGTTTTGACATCAAAAAGATATTGGTGATGGCTAAATTATATCCTGATGACTTTGAGTTCAACATGAGGGTTCTTGAGAATCAActtgttaattatattattgatgttCGTGAAATTGATAAAAGATTCTCCAATTTAGGCGGAGTTGGGGAACATGCAAGAAAGTTGGTTGAGACAAAGAAGCATTTAAGCTATCCTCTTGTATTTCTTTTAGTGACGTTTGCTTTGCCTCTACTCGTTGTTACTGCATCAGTTGAAAGAGCTTTTTCGGCAATGAAGTATATCAAGAATGATTTGCGGAATCAAATTGATGATGAATTCTTAGATGTTGCATAG